In the Paralichthys olivaceus isolate ysfri-2021 chromosome 15, ASM2471397v2, whole genome shotgun sequence genome, one interval contains:
- the ssh2b gene encoding protein phosphatase Slingshot homolog 2b isoform X3, with translation MALVTVQRSPTPSTSSSPCVSESGSGEDDRRSQPRSISESFLTVKGAALFLPRGNGSSSSSASRFSQLRSKHAGDIQQHLQTMFTLLRPEDNIKLAVRLESVHSTITRYMVVVSTNGRQDTEESVVLGMDFSPVDSSCSVGLVLPLWSDTLIHLDGDGGFSVSTDSRVLVFKPVSVQAMWSALQSLHKACEVARCHNYFPGSLFLTWVSYYQSRVSSDQARINEWNTMQDLMSHRADSPVLFSDAPTERELTERQIKTSLREIMMQKDLENVTCKEIRTELEMHMTCNLREFKEFIDNEMIVILGQMDSPTEIFDYVFLGSEWNASNLEELQNSGVQYILNVTREIDNFFPGVFEYHNIRVYDEEATDLLAYWNDTYKFITRAKKAGSKCLVHCKMGISRSAATVIAYAMKEFGWDLKKAFDYVKERRAVTKPNPSFMRQLEEYQGILLASRQRHNKLWRSHSDSDLSEHHEPLSKSLAQPHSLGRSDPHNQSSSAPGPSVKELLESLGTSASAGKAAHSTSQPDTGIKSNQLSSSSFEGVAALSGDAVPRSLETPRFAVAQSSQLDPPPPESSADSVSPLSPPLFNGLCDAEEQPSSPPLSQPRAATVVPDPQKTDIATVAQSVSVGQPHPPPSLHHLPLPPAPPPTPACTDKVIRPQVSSCPQPVTIPMPVSVPEPMATQTPSTLSAGPQSLSVPVPVKNPDCDQQLCGSSLDSSAAHPPSTSDLIIYPSAIPQDSEVLVGHSADHINFFSAREKFKGMSQDGKTPCAAVQQSSQVKSCAKDQQPQPEGGATEEEKGKELIVPVQATGLNPTVQTETSSIGPQPQPEGPQDQEVRTSMQELEDRNDSSQKEAENVKEEGKNKEEEEADPARLYSDWTRGSVRRVTRQLEQRMKQEHETPTTSSSPSSLSGGTSCSQRRAPSIHPAAATHSQDASACSQVSVVSTVQDEQEEDDGKFGPAKREGDDVAQGNNDRSTKGHKLQPADGRLLSTSYPFNHFAHSPFASVNFLCLEGVTELESGTDWDCSTEGPHSDIIMRETWETLCELGAFLQQVSMAGAYKTSCVDQFFGLSAGSTQKRSSSIQKRVREVEARIRQAGLTPPSLMKRSASLAKLGCLELLANDLSEWELSRSSASVPSEQPPVHTSDESKKQRVHNSPSEADQQPEVLEVDVERLSEAGETSTGIPPPSYQSQQRGDVDNMSPDSLHSLALPLITARQQYGRTHPLRRLKKRTVSTIYHTM, from the exons GAGTCGGGGAGTGGGGAGGATGACCGCCGCTCTCAGCCAAGGAG CATCAGTGAAAGTTTCCTGACAGTTAAAGGAGCTGCTCTTTTCTTACCTCGAGGAAatggctcctcttcttcttctgcctctcGTTTTTCACAGCTACGCAGCAAACATGCAG GAGATATCCAGCAGCACCTGCAAACCATGTTCACTCTCCTCAGACCAGAGGACAACATCAAACTG GCGGTTCGATTGGAGAGTGTCCACTCTACCATCACCCGCTACATGGTGGTGGTCTCAACCAATGGTCGTCAGGACACGGAGGAGAGTGTGGTGCTGGGAATGGACTTCAGTCCGGTAGATAG ctCATGTTCTGTTGGGCTGGTTTTGCCCTTATGGAGTGACACGTTGATACATCTGGATGGAGATGG GGGCTTCAGTGTGTCAACTGATAGCAGAGTGCTTGTCTTCAAGCCTGTTTCTGTGCAAGCCATGTG GTCGGCTCTCCAGTCACTCCATAAAGCGTGTGAGGTGGCTCGTTGTCATAACTACTTCCCCGGCAGCCTGTTCCTCACCTGGGTCAGCTACTATCAAAGCAGGGTCTCCTCCGACCAGGCACGCATCAATGAGTGGAACACCATGCAGGATCTGATGTCTCACCGTGCAGACTCACCCGTCCTCTTCTCCGATGC ACCTACAGAAAGAGAGCTGACCGAGCGTCAGATCAAAACCAGTCTGAGAGAAATCATGATGCAGAAAGACCTGGAGAATGTGACCTGTAAAGAA ATCCGAACAGAGCTGGAAATGCACATGACGTGCAACCTTCGAGAGTTCAAAGAGTTCATTGACAATGAGATGATTGTCATTCTGGGCCAGATGGACAGCCCCACAGAGATCTTCGATTACGTCTTTTTG GGATCTGAGTGGAATGCATCCAATTTGGAGGAGTTGCAGAACAGCGG GGTTCAGTACATCCTGAATGTAACAAGGGAGATTGATAACTTCTTCCCTGGTGTATTCGAGTACCACAACATCCGCGTGTATGACGAGGAGGCCACCGACCTGCTCGCCTATTGGAATGACACCTACAAGTTTATAACTAGAGCCAA GAAAGCTGGGTCCAAGTGTCTGGTGCACTGTAAAATGGGTATAAGTCGCTCTGCTGCCACCGTGATCGCATACGCCATGAAGGAGTTTGGATGGGATTTGAAGAAGGCCTTTGATTATGTCAAGGAGCGTCGAGCTGTGACCAAACCAAACCCCTCTTTTATGAGACAGCTGGAGGAGTATCAGGGCATACTGCTGGCCAG caggcagaggcacaACAAACTGTGGCGTTCTCACTCTGACAGCGACTTGTCCGAGCACCACGAGCCACTATCTAAATCTTTAGCTCAGCCGCACAGCTTGGGTCGCTCTGACCCCCATAACCAGTCCAGCAGCGCGCCTGGTCCCTCTGTGAAAGAACTGCTGGAATCATTGGGAACTTCAGCCAGCGCTGGCAAAGCAGCACACTCCACTAGCCAGCCTGATACAGGCATCAAGTCCAATCAGCTCAGCTCTTCATCCTTTGAGGGGGTGGCAGCTCTATCAGGCGATGCTGTCCCTCGCAGCCTGGAGACTCCTCGTTTTGCTGTAGCTCAGAGCAGCCAGCTGGATCCGCCCCCTCCTGAATCCTCAGCTGACTCTGTTTCTCCGTTATCTCCTCCGCTGTTCAATGGCTTATGTGACGCTGAGGAGCAACCGTCATCACCTCCTTTATCCCAGCCAAGGGCCGCCACTGTGGTGCCTGATCCTCAAAAGACAGATATAGCGACTGTTGCACAAAGTGTTTCGGTGGGCCAGCCTCACCCGCCTCCCTCtcttcaccacctccctctcccccctgctCCGCCCCCAACTCCAGCCTGCACGGACAAGGTTATCAGACCGCAGGTGTCGTCCTGCCCTCAGCCTGTGACAATACCGATGCCAGTGTCAGTGCCTGAGCCCATGGCAACACAAACACCAAGCACACTCTCCGCCGGACCCCAgagtctgtctgtacctgtgcCTGTCAAAAATCCAGACTGTGATCAGCAGCTGTGTGGCTCGTCTTTGGACAGTTCAGCAGCTCATCCTCCCTCCACTAGTGATCTTATCATCTATCCCAGTGCCATTCCACAGGACAGTGAAGTGTTGGTCGGCCACAGTGCGGATCACATCAACTTTTTCAGTGCCAGGGAAAAGTTCAAGGGGATGAGTCAAGATGGTAAAACTCCTTGTGCTGCAGTGCAGCAGTCGTCCCAGGTGAAGAGTTGTGCCAAGGACCAGCAACCACAGCCTGAGGGGGGCGccactgaggaggagaaaggaaag GAATTGATTGTCCCTGTGCAGGCCACAGGACTAAATCCCACAGTGCAAACAGAGACTTCGTCTATCGGACCTCAACCACAGCCTGAGGGCCCTCAGGACCAGGAGGTGAGGACGTCTATGCAGGAACTGGAGGATAGAAATGATTCATCGCAGAAGGAGGCTGAGAATGTAAAAGAGGAAGGGAAGaacaaagaagaggaggaggcggatCCTGCTCGACTCTACAGCGACTGGACAAGGGGCTCCGTGCGGCGCGTCACACGACAGCTGGAGCAAAGAATGAAACAGGAGCATGAGACTCCAACAACCTCCTCGTCGCCATCATCCCTCTCTGGTGGCACATCCTGTTCGCAGCGGCGTGCGCCCAGCATCCATCCTGCGGCTGCGACTCATTCGCAGGATGCGTCTGCTTGCTCACAGGTGTCAGTAGTTAGCACTGTGCAggatgagcaggaggaggatgatgggaaGTTTGGACCAGCTAAAAGGGAGGGTGATGATGTAGCACAAGGAAACAATGACAGAAGCACAAAAGGACACAAACTCCAGCCTGCTGATGGTAGATTGCTCTCTACCTCTTATCCCTTCAATCACTTTGCCCACTCTCCCTTTGCCTCTGTGAACTTTCTGTGTCTGGAGGGCGTGACGGAGCTCGAGTCAGGCACAGACTGGGACTGCTCCACAGAGGGACCCCACAGTGACATTATCATGAGGGAGACATGGGAGACTTTGTGTGAGCTGGGTGCCTTTCTGCAGCAGGTGAGCATGGCCGGAGCCTACAAGACCAGTTGTGTGGACCAGTTTTTCGGCTTAAGTGCTGGATCCACTCAGAAGCGAAGTAGCAGCATCCAGAAGAGGGTCAGAGAGGTGGAGGCCAGGATTCGCCAGGCGGGGCtgacccctccctccctgatGAAGCGTTCAGCCTCTCTGGCCAAACTGGGCTGCCTGGAGCTGCTCGCCAACGACCTGAGCGAGTGGGAGCTCAGCCGCTCCTCTGCTTCTGTGCCGTCAGAACAACCTCCAGTTCACACGAGCGATGAGTCAAAGAAGCAGCGGGTGCACAACTCTCCTTCCGAGGCCGACCAGCAGCCAGAGGTCCTCGAAGTTGATGTGGAGAGGCTTTCTGAAGCTGGAGAAACCTCAACAGGAATCCCTCCACCGTCATATCAGAGTCAGCAGAGAGGGGACGTCGACAACATGAGCCCCGATTCTCTGCATTCGCTTGCGCTGCCGCTCATTACCGCAAGGCAGCAATATGGAAGGACTCACCCCCTGAGGCGGCTCAAGAAAAGAACTGTTAGCACCATTTATCACACCATGTAa
- the ssh2b gene encoding protein phosphatase Slingshot homolog 2b isoform X4, with the protein MALVTVQRSPTPSTSSSPCVSESGSGEDDRRSQPRSISESFLTVKGAALFLPRGNGSSSSSASRFSQLRSKHAGDIQQHLQTMFTLLRPEDNIKLAVRLESVHSTITRYMVVVSTNGRQDTEESVVLGMDFSPVDSSCSVGLVLPLWSDTLIHLDGDGGFSVSTDSRVLVFKPVSVQAMWSALQSLHKACEVARCHNYFPGSLFLTWVSYYQSRVSSDQARINEWNTMQDLMSHRADSPVLFSDAPTERELTERQIKTSLREIMMQKDLENVTCKEIRTELEMHMTCNLREFKEFIDNEMIVILGQMDSPTEIFDYVFLGSEWNASNLEELQNSGVQYILNVTREIDNFFPGVFEYHNIRVYDEEATDLLAYWNDTYKFITRAKKAGSKCLVHCKMGISRSAATVIAYAMKEFGWDLKKAFDYVKERRAVTKPNPSFMRQLEEYQGILLASRQRHNKLWRSHSDSDLSEHHEPLSKSLAQPHSLGRSDPHNQSSSAPGPSVKELLESLGTSASAGKAAHSTSQPDTGIKSNQLSSSSFEGVAALSGDAVPRSLETPRFAVAQSSQLDPPPPESSADSVSPLSPPLFNGLCDAEEQPSSPPLSQPRAATVVPDPQKTDIATVAQSVSVGQPHPPPSLHHLPLPPAPPPTPACTDKVIRPQVSSCPQPVTIPMPVSVPEPMATQTPSTLSAGPQSLSVPVPVKNPDCDQQLCGSSLDSSAAHPPSTSDLIIYPSAIPQDSEVLVGHSADHINFFSAREKFKGMSQDGKTPCAAVQQSSQVKSCAKDQQPQPEGGATEEEKGKELIVPVQATGLNPTVQTETSSIGPQPQPEGPQDQEVRTSMQELEDRNDSSQKEAENVKEEGKNKEEEEADPARLYSDWTRGSVRRVTRQLEQRMKQEHETPTTSSSPSSLSGGTSCSQRRAPSIHPAAATHSQDASACSQVSVVSTVQDEQEEDDGKFGPAKREGDDVAQGNNDRSTKGHKLQPADGRLLSTSYPFNHFAHSPFASVNFLCLEGVTELESGTDWDCSTEGPHSDIIMRETWETLCELGAFLQQVSMAGAYKTSCVDQFFGLSAGSTQKRSSSIQKRVREVEARIRQAGLTPPSLMKRSASLAKLGCLELLANDLSEWELSRSSASVPSEQPPVHTSDESKKQRVHNSPSEADQQPEVLEVDVERLSEAGETSTGIPPPSYQSQQRGDVDNMSPDSLHSLALPLITARQQYGRTHPLRRLKKRTIHNEPL; encoded by the exons GAGTCGGGGAGTGGGGAGGATGACCGCCGCTCTCAGCCAAGGAG CATCAGTGAAAGTTTCCTGACAGTTAAAGGAGCTGCTCTTTTCTTACCTCGAGGAAatggctcctcttcttcttctgcctctcGTTTTTCACAGCTACGCAGCAAACATGCAG GAGATATCCAGCAGCACCTGCAAACCATGTTCACTCTCCTCAGACCAGAGGACAACATCAAACTG GCGGTTCGATTGGAGAGTGTCCACTCTACCATCACCCGCTACATGGTGGTGGTCTCAACCAATGGTCGTCAGGACACGGAGGAGAGTGTGGTGCTGGGAATGGACTTCAGTCCGGTAGATAG ctCATGTTCTGTTGGGCTGGTTTTGCCCTTATGGAGTGACACGTTGATACATCTGGATGGAGATGG GGGCTTCAGTGTGTCAACTGATAGCAGAGTGCTTGTCTTCAAGCCTGTTTCTGTGCAAGCCATGTG GTCGGCTCTCCAGTCACTCCATAAAGCGTGTGAGGTGGCTCGTTGTCATAACTACTTCCCCGGCAGCCTGTTCCTCACCTGGGTCAGCTACTATCAAAGCAGGGTCTCCTCCGACCAGGCACGCATCAATGAGTGGAACACCATGCAGGATCTGATGTCTCACCGTGCAGACTCACCCGTCCTCTTCTCCGATGC ACCTACAGAAAGAGAGCTGACCGAGCGTCAGATCAAAACCAGTCTGAGAGAAATCATGATGCAGAAAGACCTGGAGAATGTGACCTGTAAAGAA ATCCGAACAGAGCTGGAAATGCACATGACGTGCAACCTTCGAGAGTTCAAAGAGTTCATTGACAATGAGATGATTGTCATTCTGGGCCAGATGGACAGCCCCACAGAGATCTTCGATTACGTCTTTTTG GGATCTGAGTGGAATGCATCCAATTTGGAGGAGTTGCAGAACAGCGG GGTTCAGTACATCCTGAATGTAACAAGGGAGATTGATAACTTCTTCCCTGGTGTATTCGAGTACCACAACATCCGCGTGTATGACGAGGAGGCCACCGACCTGCTCGCCTATTGGAATGACACCTACAAGTTTATAACTAGAGCCAA GAAAGCTGGGTCCAAGTGTCTGGTGCACTGTAAAATGGGTATAAGTCGCTCTGCTGCCACCGTGATCGCATACGCCATGAAGGAGTTTGGATGGGATTTGAAGAAGGCCTTTGATTATGTCAAGGAGCGTCGAGCTGTGACCAAACCAAACCCCTCTTTTATGAGACAGCTGGAGGAGTATCAGGGCATACTGCTGGCCAG caggcagaggcacaACAAACTGTGGCGTTCTCACTCTGACAGCGACTTGTCCGAGCACCACGAGCCACTATCTAAATCTTTAGCTCAGCCGCACAGCTTGGGTCGCTCTGACCCCCATAACCAGTCCAGCAGCGCGCCTGGTCCCTCTGTGAAAGAACTGCTGGAATCATTGGGAACTTCAGCCAGCGCTGGCAAAGCAGCACACTCCACTAGCCAGCCTGATACAGGCATCAAGTCCAATCAGCTCAGCTCTTCATCCTTTGAGGGGGTGGCAGCTCTATCAGGCGATGCTGTCCCTCGCAGCCTGGAGACTCCTCGTTTTGCTGTAGCTCAGAGCAGCCAGCTGGATCCGCCCCCTCCTGAATCCTCAGCTGACTCTGTTTCTCCGTTATCTCCTCCGCTGTTCAATGGCTTATGTGACGCTGAGGAGCAACCGTCATCACCTCCTTTATCCCAGCCAAGGGCCGCCACTGTGGTGCCTGATCCTCAAAAGACAGATATAGCGACTGTTGCACAAAGTGTTTCGGTGGGCCAGCCTCACCCGCCTCCCTCtcttcaccacctccctctcccccctgctCCGCCCCCAACTCCAGCCTGCACGGACAAGGTTATCAGACCGCAGGTGTCGTCCTGCCCTCAGCCTGTGACAATACCGATGCCAGTGTCAGTGCCTGAGCCCATGGCAACACAAACACCAAGCACACTCTCCGCCGGACCCCAgagtctgtctgtacctgtgcCTGTCAAAAATCCAGACTGTGATCAGCAGCTGTGTGGCTCGTCTTTGGACAGTTCAGCAGCTCATCCTCCCTCCACTAGTGATCTTATCATCTATCCCAGTGCCATTCCACAGGACAGTGAAGTGTTGGTCGGCCACAGTGCGGATCACATCAACTTTTTCAGTGCCAGGGAAAAGTTCAAGGGGATGAGTCAAGATGGTAAAACTCCTTGTGCTGCAGTGCAGCAGTCGTCCCAGGTGAAGAGTTGTGCCAAGGACCAGCAACCACAGCCTGAGGGGGGCGccactgaggaggagaaaggaaag GAATTGATTGTCCCTGTGCAGGCCACAGGACTAAATCCCACAGTGCAAACAGAGACTTCGTCTATCGGACCTCAACCACAGCCTGAGGGCCCTCAGGACCAGGAGGTGAGGACGTCTATGCAGGAACTGGAGGATAGAAATGATTCATCGCAGAAGGAGGCTGAGAATGTAAAAGAGGAAGGGAAGaacaaagaagaggaggaggcggatCCTGCTCGACTCTACAGCGACTGGACAAGGGGCTCCGTGCGGCGCGTCACACGACAGCTGGAGCAAAGAATGAAACAGGAGCATGAGACTCCAACAACCTCCTCGTCGCCATCATCCCTCTCTGGTGGCACATCCTGTTCGCAGCGGCGTGCGCCCAGCATCCATCCTGCGGCTGCGACTCATTCGCAGGATGCGTCTGCTTGCTCACAGGTGTCAGTAGTTAGCACTGTGCAggatgagcaggaggaggatgatgggaaGTTTGGACCAGCTAAAAGGGAGGGTGATGATGTAGCACAAGGAAACAATGACAGAAGCACAAAAGGACACAAACTCCAGCCTGCTGATGGTAGATTGCTCTCTACCTCTTATCCCTTCAATCACTTTGCCCACTCTCCCTTTGCCTCTGTGAACTTTCTGTGTCTGGAGGGCGTGACGGAGCTCGAGTCAGGCACAGACTGGGACTGCTCCACAGAGGGACCCCACAGTGACATTATCATGAGGGAGACATGGGAGACTTTGTGTGAGCTGGGTGCCTTTCTGCAGCAGGTGAGCATGGCCGGAGCCTACAAGACCAGTTGTGTGGACCAGTTTTTCGGCTTAAGTGCTGGATCCACTCAGAAGCGAAGTAGCAGCATCCAGAAGAGGGTCAGAGAGGTGGAGGCCAGGATTCGCCAGGCGGGGCtgacccctccctccctgatGAAGCGTTCAGCCTCTCTGGCCAAACTGGGCTGCCTGGAGCTGCTCGCCAACGACCTGAGCGAGTGGGAGCTCAGCCGCTCCTCTGCTTCTGTGCCGTCAGAACAACCTCCAGTTCACACGAGCGATGAGTCAAAGAAGCAGCGGGTGCACAACTCTCCTTCCGAGGCCGACCAGCAGCCAGAGGTCCTCGAAGTTGATGTGGAGAGGCTTTCTGAAGCTGGAGAAACCTCAACAGGAATCCCTCCACCGTCATATCAGAGTCAGCAGAGAGGGGACGTCGACAACATGAGCCCCGATTCTCTGCATTCGCTTGCGCTGCCGCTCATTACCGCAAGGCAGCAATATGGAAGGACTCACCCCCTGAGGCGGCTCAAGAAAAGAACT ATCCACAACGAGCCTCTGTGA
- the ssh2b gene encoding protein phosphatase Slingshot homolog 2b isoform X2 yields MPPGVVTAPRSSSAGCFCVCCAVKMRPRFTDNSVVSVVSQGEIYQLISESFLTVKGAALFLPRGNGSSSSSASRFSQLRSKHAGDIQQHLQTMFTLLRPEDNIKLAVRLESVHSTITRYMVVVSTNGRQDTEESVVLGMDFSPVDSSCSVGLVLPLWSDTLIHLDGDGGFSVSTDSRVLVFKPVSVQAMWSALQSLHKACEVARCHNYFPGSLFLTWVSYYQSRVSSDQARINEWNTMQDLMSHRADSPVLFSDAPTERELTERQIKTSLREIMMQKDLENVTCKEIRTELEMHMTCNLREFKEFIDNEMIVILGQMDSPTEIFDYVFLGSEWNASNLEELQNSGVQYILNVTREIDNFFPGVFEYHNIRVYDEEATDLLAYWNDTYKFITRAKKAGSKCLVHCKMGISRSAATVIAYAMKEFGWDLKKAFDYVKERRAVTKPNPSFMRQLEEYQGILLASRQRHNKLWRSHSDSDLSEHHEPLSKSLAQPHSLGRSDPHNQSSSAPGPSVKELLESLGTSASAGKAAHSTSQPDTGIKSNQLSSSSFEGVAALSGDAVPRSLETPRFAVAQSSQLDPPPPESSADSVSPLSPPLFNGLCDAEEQPSSPPLSQPRAATVVPDPQKTDIATVAQSVSVGQPHPPPSLHHLPLPPAPPPTPACTDKVIRPQVSSCPQPVTIPMPVSVPEPMATQTPSTLSAGPQSLSVPVPVKNPDCDQQLCGSSLDSSAAHPPSTSDLIIYPSAIPQDSEVLVGHSADHINFFSAREKFKGMSQDGKTPCAAVQQSSQVKSCAKDQQPQPEGGATEEEKGKELIVPVQATGLNPTVQTETSSIGPQPQPEGPQDQEVRTSMQELEDRNDSSQKEAENVKEEGKNKEEEEADPARLYSDWTRGSVRRVTRQLEQRMKQEHETPTTSSSPSSLSGGTSCSQRRAPSIHPAAATHSQDASACSQVSVVSTVQDEQEEDDGKFGPAKREGDDVAQGNNDRSTKGHKLQPADGRLLSTSYPFNHFAHSPFASVNFLCLEGVTELESGTDWDCSTEGPHSDIIMRETWETLCELGAFLQQVSMAGAYKTSCVDQFFGLSAGSTQKRSSSIQKRVREVEARIRQAGLTPPSLMKRSASLAKLGCLELLANDLSEWELSRSSASVPSEQPPVHTSDESKKQRVHNSPSEADQQPEVLEVDVERLSEAGETSTGIPPPSYQSQQRGDVDNMSPDSLHSLALPLITARQQYGRTHPLRRLKKRTIHNEPL; encoded by the exons ATGCCTCCCGGTGTTGTGACCGCGCCACGGAGCTCGTCAGCCGGCTGCTTCTGCGTCTGCTGCGCGGTGAAGATGAGACCTCGCTTCACCGACAACTCTGTGGTCTCTGTGGTCTCTCAGGGGGAAATCTATCAGCT CATCAGTGAAAGTTTCCTGACAGTTAAAGGAGCTGCTCTTTTCTTACCTCGAGGAAatggctcctcttcttcttctgcctctcGTTTTTCACAGCTACGCAGCAAACATGCAG GAGATATCCAGCAGCACCTGCAAACCATGTTCACTCTCCTCAGACCAGAGGACAACATCAAACTG GCGGTTCGATTGGAGAGTGTCCACTCTACCATCACCCGCTACATGGTGGTGGTCTCAACCAATGGTCGTCAGGACACGGAGGAGAGTGTGGTGCTGGGAATGGACTTCAGTCCGGTAGATAG ctCATGTTCTGTTGGGCTGGTTTTGCCCTTATGGAGTGACACGTTGATACATCTGGATGGAGATGG GGGCTTCAGTGTGTCAACTGATAGCAGAGTGCTTGTCTTCAAGCCTGTTTCTGTGCAAGCCATGTG GTCGGCTCTCCAGTCACTCCATAAAGCGTGTGAGGTGGCTCGTTGTCATAACTACTTCCCCGGCAGCCTGTTCCTCACCTGGGTCAGCTACTATCAAAGCAGGGTCTCCTCCGACCAGGCACGCATCAATGAGTGGAACACCATGCAGGATCTGATGTCTCACCGTGCAGACTCACCCGTCCTCTTCTCCGATGC ACCTACAGAAAGAGAGCTGACCGAGCGTCAGATCAAAACCAGTCTGAGAGAAATCATGATGCAGAAAGACCTGGAGAATGTGACCTGTAAAGAA ATCCGAACAGAGCTGGAAATGCACATGACGTGCAACCTTCGAGAGTTCAAAGAGTTCATTGACAATGAGATGATTGTCATTCTGGGCCAGATGGACAGCCCCACAGAGATCTTCGATTACGTCTTTTTG GGATCTGAGTGGAATGCATCCAATTTGGAGGAGTTGCAGAACAGCGG GGTTCAGTACATCCTGAATGTAACAAGGGAGATTGATAACTTCTTCCCTGGTGTATTCGAGTACCACAACATCCGCGTGTATGACGAGGAGGCCACCGACCTGCTCGCCTATTGGAATGACACCTACAAGTTTATAACTAGAGCCAA GAAAGCTGGGTCCAAGTGTCTGGTGCACTGTAAAATGGGTATAAGTCGCTCTGCTGCCACCGTGATCGCATACGCCATGAAGGAGTTTGGATGGGATTTGAAGAAGGCCTTTGATTATGTCAAGGAGCGTCGAGCTGTGACCAAACCAAACCCCTCTTTTATGAGACAGCTGGAGGAGTATCAGGGCATACTGCTGGCCAG caggcagaggcacaACAAACTGTGGCGTTCTCACTCTGACAGCGACTTGTCCGAGCACCACGAGCCACTATCTAAATCTTTAGCTCAGCCGCACAGCTTGGGTCGCTCTGACCCCCATAACCAGTCCAGCAGCGCGCCTGGTCCCTCTGTGAAAGAACTGCTGGAATCATTGGGAACTTCAGCCAGCGCTGGCAAAGCAGCACACTCCACTAGCCAGCCTGATACAGGCATCAAGTCCAATCAGCTCAGCTCTTCATCCTTTGAGGGGGTGGCAGCTCTATCAGGCGATGCTGTCCCTCGCAGCCTGGAGACTCCTCGTTTTGCTGTAGCTCAGAGCAGCCAGCTGGATCCGCCCCCTCCTGAATCCTCAGCTGACTCTGTTTCTCCGTTATCTCCTCCGCTGTTCAATGGCTTATGTGACGCTGAGGAGCAACCGTCATCACCTCCTTTATCCCAGCCAAGGGCCGCCACTGTGGTGCCTGATCCTCAAAAGACAGATATAGCGACTGTTGCACAAAGTGTTTCGGTGGGCCAGCCTCACCCGCCTCCCTCtcttcaccacctccctctcccccctgctCCGCCCCCAACTCCAGCCTGCACGGACAAGGTTATCAGACCGCAGGTGTCGTCCTGCCCTCAGCCTGTGACAATACCGATGCCAGTGTCAGTGCCTGAGCCCATGGCAACACAAACACCAAGCACACTCTCCGCCGGACCCCAgagtctgtctgtacctgtgcCTGTCAAAAATCCAGACTGTGATCAGCAGCTGTGTGGCTCGTCTTTGGACAGTTCAGCAGCTCATCCTCCCTCCACTAGTGATCTTATCATCTATCCCAGTGCCATTCCACAGGACAGTGAAGTGTTGGTCGGCCACAGTGCGGATCACATCAACTTTTTCAGTGCCAGGGAAAAGTTCAAGGGGATGAGTCAAGATGGTAAAACTCCTTGTGCTGCAGTGCAGCAGTCGTCCCAGGTGAAGAGTTGTGCCAAGGACCAGCAACCACAGCCTGAGGGGGGCGccactgaggaggagaaaggaaag GAATTGATTGTCCCTGTGCAGGCCACAGGACTAAATCCCACAGTGCAAACAGAGACTTCGTCTATCGGACCTCAACCACAGCCTGAGGGCCCTCAGGACCAGGAGGTGAGGACGTCTATGCAGGAACTGGAGGATAGAAATGATTCATCGCAGAAGGAGGCTGAGAATGTAAAAGAGGAAGGGAAGaacaaagaagaggaggaggcggatCCTGCTCGACTCTACAGCGACTGGACAAGGGGCTCCGTGCGGCGCGTCACACGACAGCTGGAGCAAAGAATGAAACAGGAGCATGAGACTCCAACAACCTCCTCGTCGCCATCATCCCTCTCTGGTGGCACATCCTGTTCGCAGCGGCGTGCGCCCAGCATCCATCCTGCGGCTGCGACTCATTCGCAGGATGCGTCTGCTTGCTCACAGGTGTCAGTAGTTAGCACTGTGCAggatgagcaggaggaggatgatgggaaGTTTGGACCAGCTAAAAGGGAGGGTGATGATGTAGCACAAGGAAACAATGACAGAAGCACAAAAGGACACAAACTCCAGCCTGCTGATGGTAGATTGCTCTCTACCTCTTATCCCTTCAATCACTTTGCCCACTCTCCCTTTGCCTCTGTGAACTTTCTGTGTCTGGAGGGCGTGACGGAGCTCGAGTCAGGCACAGACTGGGACTGCTCCACAGAGGGACCCCACAGTGACATTATCATGAGGGAGACATGGGAGACTTTGTGTGAGCTGGGTGCCTTTCTGCAGCAGGTGAGCATGGCCGGAGCCTACAAGACCAGTTGTGTGGACCAGTTTTTCGGCTTAAGTGCTGGATCCACTCAGAAGCGAAGTAGCAGCATCCAGAAGAGGGTCAGAGAGGTGGAGGCCAGGATTCGCCAGGCGGGGCtgacccctccctccctgatGAAGCGTTCAGCCTCTCTGGCCAAACTGGGCTGCCTGGAGCTGCTCGCCAACGACCTGAGCGAGTGGGAGCTCAGCCGCTCCTCTGCTTCTGTGCCGTCAGAACAACCTCCAGTTCACACGAGCGATGAGTCAAAGAAGCAGCGGGTGCACAACTCTCCTTCCGAGGCCGACCAGCAGCCAGAGGTCCTCGAAGTTGATGTGGAGAGGCTTTCTGAAGCTGGAGAAACCTCAACAGGAATCCCTCCACCGTCATATCAGAGTCAGCAGAGAGGGGACGTCGACAACATGAGCCCCGATTCTCTGCATTCGCTTGCGCTGCCGCTCATTACCGCAAGGCAGCAATATGGAAGGACTCACCCCCTGAGGCGGCTCAAGAAAAGAACT ATCCACAACGAGCCTCTGTGA